The nucleotide sequence AACCGGGGCGACGTTCTGGCCATTCTGGAAAACACGGACGAGGTGATGGACAACATCAAGGACACGCTGATGCAGTTTTCCATCGAAATGCCGCAGATACCGCAGGAGGCGAACGACCTCTGGATACAGACCACCAAAGCCTCGACAGCGGCCGTGGAGCAGCTCACCTATGCCGTGCGCTCCTTTTTCCGCGACCTTGCCCAGGTGAACAACTACATCCACAAGGTTTATTTCTTCGAGCGCGAGGCCGACCAGTTGGGCGAAAAGCTGCGCCGCCTCATTTTCGCCCAGGATATGGAACTCGCTCAAAAGTCCCATCTGCGCTGGTTCGCCCTGCACATCGAACAAATCTCCGATTACGCCCAGGCCGTTTGCGACCGCCTGGCCATCTACGCCATCAAAAGGCAGCTCTGACCCCGGCATGATCTACATTTTCCTGATCAGCGGCCTGTTCATAGGTTGGTCGATGGGGGCCAACGACACCGGCAACATCTTTGGCGCCGCTGTTTCC is from Candidatus Cloacimonadota bacterium and encodes:
- a CDS encoding DUF47 family protein; translation: MALALKTTKFVESQIDTFLDVVSDSALLFQLGVEDYLLGRYEQFEERLNLIRENEKKADDLRVAIERYLYERTLIPENRGDVLAILENTDEVMDNIKDTLMQFSIEMPQIPQEANDLWIQTTKASTAAVEQLTYAVRSFFRDLAQVNNYIHKVYFFEREADQLGEKLRRLIFAQDMELAQKSHLRWFALHIEQISDYAQAVCDRLAIYAIKRQL